From Maribacter dokdonensis DSW-8, the proteins below share one genomic window:
- a CDS encoding SMP-30/gluconolactonase/LRE family protein: protein MIKKVLYLLVFIVTASCKMSRTKEILGDGSITSNFSIEILDDEALQVLDSKSTLKIIASGFDWVEGPLWIEDGQYLLFSDIPKNKVYKLNAQNDTVTYLNPSGFDVENYTGFGPGSNGLLLSPQGQLVLMQHGERRVGVMKSDLDNPSPTYASLINSFEGKRLNSPNDGVFDKNGNLYFTDPPYGLRNLMEDEDKELDFQGVYCLLRSGELILIDKELSFPNGITLSSDNKLLYVAVSDDKVGGAWFQYSLEAPGKAVDKKLFYDVKHLLGKPDQQGLPDGLKANSKGYIFATGPGGLWIFNKEAKPIARVYTGLLTSNCALTTNEKRLFLTADSYILALALK, encoded by the coding sequence ATGATTAAAAAAGTTCTATACCTACTAGTATTCATTGTTACAGCTTCCTGTAAAATGTCTAGGACTAAAGAAATATTGGGGGATGGATCCATAACATCAAACTTTTCAATTGAGATACTAGATGATGAAGCTTTACAGGTTTTAGACTCAAAAAGTACATTGAAAATAATAGCTAGTGGTTTTGATTGGGTAGAGGGACCATTGTGGATAGAAGATGGTCAATACCTTTTGTTTTCTGATATTCCTAAAAATAAAGTCTATAAACTGAATGCCCAGAATGATACGGTAACTTATTTAAACCCTTCTGGTTTTGATGTTGAAAATTATACAGGTTTTGGACCGGGTTCAAACGGTTTGCTGTTAAGTCCACAGGGGCAGCTGGTACTTATGCAGCATGGAGAGCGGCGTGTTGGGGTGATGAAATCAGATTTGGATAATCCAAGTCCTACGTATGCTTCTTTAATAAACAGCTTTGAAGGTAAAAGGCTGAATAGTCCCAACGACGGTGTTTTTGACAAAAATGGAAATTTGTATTTCACCGATCCACCATACGGACTTCGAAACTTAATGGAAGATGAGGATAAGGAATTGGATTTTCAGGGAGTTTATTGTCTTTTAAGATCTGGTGAACTAATTCTAATAGATAAAGAATTGAGTTTTCCGAACGGAATTACACTTTCTAGTGATAACAAATTACTTTATGTAGCAGTGTCAGATGATAAGGTTGGTGGTGCTTGGTTTCAATATAGTCTAGAAGCACCAGGTAAAGCTGTTGACAAGAAGTTATTTTATGATGTTAAGCACTTGTTGGGCAAACCTGATCAACAAGGACTTCCAGATGGTTTGAAAGCAAATAGTAAAGGCTATATTTTTGCCACGGGTCCAGGTGGGTTGTGGATTTTTAATAAAGAAGCTAAACCTATAGCTAGAGTATACACGGGTTTATTGACTTCTAACTGTGCCTTAACAACTAATGAAAAGCGATTATTTTTAACTGCAGATAGTTATATATTGGCTTTGGCTTTAAAATAA
- the recG gene encoding ATP-dependent DNA helicase RecG translates to MNANFLQTPVVYLKGVGPNRAETLKSELGVSTYQDLLNLFPNRYIDKTQYYKIGQLQRSNADVQIIGKIINIKTVEQKKGTRLVARFKDDTGEIELVWFRGQKWIRENLKLNVPYVIFGKCNWFNGTFSMPHPEMEPLKEHEQGTKVYMQPVYPSTEKLGNKGITNKVISKLMQQLFMEINGKFTESLSDKLLYELKLLDKSEAMFNIHFPKNQELLAKAQWRLKFEELFYIQLQLIGKNVSRKKKIKGFPFLEVGEYFKDFYNNKLPFELTGAQKRVIKEIRADLGSNAQMNRLLQGDVGSGKTIVAVMTMLLAIDNGFQACLMAPTEILANQHFQGISELLAGTEITCALLTGSVKKSARKPIHEQLENGELNILIGTHALLEDKVKYKNLGMAIIDEQHRFGVAQRSKLWHKNEFPPHILVMTATPIPRTLAMSLYGDLDISVIDELPPGRKPIKTVHRYDGNRLKVFRFIRDEIEKGRQVYVVYPLIQESEAMDYKDLMDGYESIVRDFPQPKYQISIVHGQMKPADKDFEMVRFVKGETQIMVATTVIEVGVNVPNASVMIIESAERFGLSQLHQLRGRVGRGADQSFCILMTGHKLSNDSKTRLETMVATNDGFEIAEVDLKLRGPGDIMGTQQSGLLNLKIADIVKDNDILKSARYYALQLLKEDPSLSKPENLIIRHMYAQLVKHKNIWTYIS, encoded by the coding sequence ATGAACGCAAACTTCTTGCAAACTCCCGTAGTATACTTAAAAGGTGTTGGTCCCAATAGGGCCGAAACCTTAAAGTCAGAATTAGGAGTAAGCACCTACCAAGATTTGCTGAACCTTTTTCCTAACCGCTACATTGATAAAACCCAATATTATAAAATTGGTCAATTGCAACGTAGCAATGCCGATGTGCAGATTATTGGAAAAATCATCAATATTAAAACCGTTGAACAAAAAAAAGGTACACGGTTGGTAGCTCGTTTTAAAGATGACACAGGAGAAATAGAATTAGTCTGGTTTAGAGGTCAAAAATGGATTCGTGAAAATCTAAAATTAAACGTACCGTACGTGATATTCGGTAAATGCAATTGGTTTAATGGTACTTTCTCAATGCCCCACCCAGAGATGGAGCCATTAAAAGAGCACGAGCAAGGCACAAAAGTGTACATGCAACCCGTGTACCCATCTACGGAGAAATTAGGTAATAAAGGTATAACCAACAAGGTCATAAGCAAATTGATGCAGCAGCTTTTCATGGAAATCAACGGGAAGTTCACCGAAAGCCTTTCGGACAAATTACTGTACGAGTTAAAGCTATTGGACAAAAGTGAGGCAATGTTCAATATACATTTTCCAAAAAACCAAGAATTGCTTGCAAAAGCCCAGTGGCGATTAAAATTTGAAGAGCTCTTTTATATACAATTGCAACTGATAGGAAAAAATGTATCTCGGAAGAAAAAGATAAAAGGGTTTCCATTTCTTGAAGTTGGTGAATATTTTAAAGACTTCTACAACAACAAACTACCCTTTGAATTAACGGGAGCACAAAAAAGGGTTATAAAAGAAATACGGGCAGACCTTGGCAGTAATGCACAAATGAATAGATTGCTGCAGGGTGATGTAGGATCGGGAAAAACCATAGTTGCGGTAATGACCATGTTGTTGGCTATTGACAACGGATTTCAAGCCTGTTTAATGGCGCCTACGGAAATTCTGGCCAACCAACATTTTCAAGGCATATCAGAGTTACTGGCAGGTACTGAAATTACCTGCGCGTTACTTACGGGCTCAGTAAAAAAATCGGCTAGAAAGCCTATACATGAGCAATTGGAAAATGGGGAATTGAATATACTTATAGGAACCCATGCCCTTTTAGAGGACAAGGTTAAATACAAGAATTTAGGAATGGCTATTATCGATGAGCAACATCGGTTTGGCGTAGCGCAACGTTCTAAATTATGGCATAAAAATGAATTTCCGCCCCATATATTGGTCATGACAGCAACACCCATACCAAGAACATTGGCTATGAGCCTGTATGGTGATCTGGATATTTCTGTAATAGATGAATTACCACCTGGTAGAAAACCCATTAAAACAGTGCATCGCTATGACGGTAACAGATTAAAGGTATTTCGTTTTATACGAGATGAAATTGAAAAAGGACGCCAGGTTTATGTGGTATACCCATTAATACAGGAATCTGAAGCCATGGATTACAAAGATCTTATGGATGGCTATGAAAGTATTGTGCGCGATTTTCCACAACCAAAATATCAGATTTCCATAGTTCATGGACAAATGAAACCGGCGGACAAAGATTTTGAAATGGTGCGCTTTGTAAAGGGAGAAACACAAATAATGGTAGCCACTACAGTTATTGAAGTTGGGGTCAACGTGCCTAATGCATCGGTTATGATCATTGAAAGCGCAGAACGGTTTGGCTTATCGCAACTACACCAATTACGTGGTCGTGTTGGCCGTGGTGCCGATCAAAGTTTTTGTATTTTAATGACCGGCCATAAGCTATCTAACGACTCCAAAACCAGACTAGAAACTATGGTGGCCACAAATGACGGCTTTGAAATTGCAGAAGTAGATCTAAAACTCCGAGGGCCAGGTGACATTATGGGCACCCAACAAAGTGGTCTGTTAAATCTCAAAATTGCGGATATAGTTAAAGATAACGACATCTTAAAATCGGCTCGCTACTATGCCCTACAATTACTAAAAGAAGACCCATCTTTAAGCAAGCCAGAAAATCTAATTATTAGACATATGTATGCACAGCTGGTAAAACACAAGAATATCTGGACGTATATTAGTTAG
- a CDS encoding M1 family metallopeptidase, giving the protein MKKLIFTLFLFLSLYAFGQHQDKVDFIKAKVYLGFLPKEKKIKGGVIYRFHVLQNVDSVFFDAKNMDFSKVELDGENIDFTATEKTISITQKFKAGESHKLMIQYIAKPKQTVYFIGWDDELEGNEQIWTQGQGKYTSYWLPSFDDMEEKVEFDLTIEADKKYQVIANGKLLLKTDNDEEDAIWLFDMKKPMSSYLLAFAIGIYQKQVLTSESGITIENYYYPNDSLKVEPTYRNTKEIFNFLENELGVPYPWQDYKQVPVHDFLYAGMENPSATFFSDAYVIDSTSFIDRNYVNINAHELAHQWFGNLVTEKNSEHHWLHEGFATYYAYLAEKEIFGDDYFYWKLFDTAKTLSDISEKGEGQSLLNPKASSLTFYEKGAWALAILREEIGDSAFKTGIKAYLDKYKFKNVTVTDFINEMEEVSNQDLDSFRRNWLEADLFLIEEAKEYLIRNSATHKKYYDLISGNSKEFSPSEILSNPKFSLQLKLALLSLRNDFSALELPVLITSDNVKVRQFAAEKMGKIHESLKEDAEALLLDDSYVTNEIMLYNLWSSFEQDRVMYLEETKDFVGLPNKSFRQLWLTLALFTPEYKPTEKVYFHRELVGYTSAVYNPEVRQTAFQYLSEINALNDEALVNLIKATNHHSWQFRNYARLLLDRLWENDEQKKEIEKVANQLNSADLRYLKTKLK; this is encoded by the coding sequence ATGAAGAAATTAATTTTCACCCTTTTTTTATTCTTATCCCTCTATGCTTTTGGGCAACATCAAGATAAAGTAGATTTTATTAAAGCCAAGGTTTACTTAGGTTTTTTACCTAAAGAGAAAAAGATTAAAGGCGGAGTGATCTATCGTTTTCATGTGTTACAAAATGTTGATTCCGTATTTTTTGATGCAAAGAATATGGATTTTTCAAAAGTAGAACTGGATGGGGAAAATATAGACTTCACTGCCACAGAAAAGACAATTTCCATTACACAAAAATTCAAAGCGGGTGAATCACATAAACTGATGATCCAGTATATAGCCAAGCCTAAACAAACGGTTTATTTTATTGGTTGGGATGATGAATTAGAAGGTAATGAACAAATATGGACGCAAGGCCAAGGAAAGTATACCAGTTATTGGCTTCCTAGTTTTGATGACATGGAAGAAAAGGTAGAATTTGATCTTACCATTGAAGCCGATAAAAAATATCAAGTAATTGCAAATGGTAAACTACTTCTAAAAACTGATAATGATGAGGAAGATGCTATTTGGTTATTTGATATGAAAAAACCTATGAGCAGTTATTTGTTGGCATTCGCTATAGGTATATATCAAAAGCAGGTATTAACATCTGAAAGTGGGATAACTATCGAAAACTATTACTACCCAAATGATAGTCTAAAAGTGGAACCTACTTACAGGAACACTAAAGAGATATTTAATTTTTTAGAAAATGAATTAGGTGTGCCGTATCCATGGCAAGATTATAAACAGGTTCCTGTTCATGATTTTTTATATGCAGGCATGGAAAATCCGAGCGCTACTTTTTTCTCTGATGCATATGTTATTGATTCCACTTCGTTTATAGATAGAAATTATGTAAACATCAATGCGCATGAATTAGCGCACCAATGGTTTGGTAATTTGGTAACGGAAAAGAATAGTGAACACCACTGGTTACATGAAGGTTTTGCTACCTATTATGCCTATTTGGCCGAAAAGGAAATTTTTGGTGACGATTATTTCTATTGGAAGCTATTTGATACAGCTAAAACGCTAAGTGATATTTCTGAAAAAGGAGAGGGGCAGAGTTTATTGAACCCTAAGGCTAGTAGTCTTACCTTTTATGAAAAAGGGGCATGGGCTTTAGCTATTTTGAGAGAAGAAATTGGGGACTCCGCATTTAAAACAGGAATTAAAGCTTACTTAGATAAATATAAGTTTAAAAATGTGACTGTTACTGATTTTATTAATGAAATGGAGGAAGTAAGTAATCAAGATTTAGACAGTTTCCGGAGGAATTGGTTAGAAGCTGATTTATTCCTGATTGAAGAAGCAAAAGAGTACCTTATAAGAAATAGTGCTACCCATAAAAAATATTATGATTTAATTTCAGGTAATTCAAAAGAGTTTTCGCCTTCTGAAATTTTATCAAATCCTAAGTTTTCATTACAATTAAAGCTGGCCTTACTTAGCCTAAGAAATGACTTTTCTGCATTGGAATTACCTGTTTTGATTACGAGTGACAATGTAAAAGTTAGGCAATTTGCCGCTGAGAAAATGGGTAAAATACATGAGTCTCTTAAAGAGGATGCAGAAGCGCTATTATTAGATGATAGTTACGTAACCAACGAAATAATGTTATATAATTTGTGGTCTAGTTTTGAGCAGGATAGGGTTATGTATTTAGAAGAAACAAAGGATTTTGTTGGTTTGCCTAATAAAAGCTTTCGGCAACTTTGGTTGACATTGGCATTGTTTACACCCGAATATAAACCTACGGAGAAGGTATACTTTCACCGAGAACTTGTGGGATATACAAGCGCTGTATACAATCCGGAAGTAAGACAAACGGCCTTTCAATATCTGTCCGAAATTAATGCTCTAAATGATGAAGCCTTGGTCAATTTAATTAAAGCTACCAACCATCATTCTTGGCAATTTAGAAATTATGCCAGGCTATTGTTAGATAGGTTATGGGAAAACGACGAACAGAAAAAGGAAATTGAAAAGGTGGCAAATCAACTAAATTCAGCAGATTTGCGTTATCTTAAAACGAAATTAAAATAA
- a CDS encoding patatin-like phospholipase family protein, with amino-acid sequence MKALVISGGGSKGAFAGGVAQYLIQEEGRKYDIFVGTSTGSLLISHLALGKLDKIKEIYSNVNQKSIFNNCPFLVKNIRGNEEISINHWNVLRNFLTGKKTFGESENLRKLIENSLTIEEFETLKNGDSDVVITVSNLSLNQVEYKSIKDCTYEDYCDWVWISANYTPFMSLVRKNYCEYADGGLGSIVPIEEAIKRGATEVDVVVLHTEVNYMNRVASRNPFELITTMMSFILDRIENQNIRIGKLVANQKNAIINLFYTPTILTTNSLIFDKAKMTLWWKRGYLYAKNKNEETNPIEPNEHE; translated from the coding sequence ATGAAAGCATTGGTTATTTCTGGTGGTGGTAGTAAAGGTGCCTTTGCAGGTGGTGTTGCTCAATACCTTATTCAAGAAGAGGGTAGAAAATATGATATTTTCGTAGGTACTTCTACTGGTAGTCTTCTAATCTCTCATTTGGCATTAGGTAAGCTAGATAAGATTAAGGAAATCTATTCTAATGTGAATCAAAAGAGTATTTTTAACAACTGCCCTTTTCTAGTGAAGAACATTCGTGGTAATGAAGAAATTTCAATTAACCATTGGAATGTTTTACGAAATTTTCTAACCGGTAAAAAGACCTTTGGTGAGAGTGAAAATCTTAGAAAGCTTATTGAAAATAGTTTAACCATTGAAGAATTTGAAACTTTAAAAAATGGAGATTCTGATGTAGTTATAACAGTTTCTAACCTCTCATTAAATCAAGTGGAGTATAAGTCAATTAAAGATTGCACTTATGAAGATTATTGTGACTGGGTATGGATTTCGGCAAACTACACTCCCTTTATGAGTTTGGTGCGCAAAAACTATTGTGAATATGCAGATGGTGGTCTAGGTAGTATTGTGCCAATTGAGGAAGCAATAAAAAGAGGTGCTACTGAAGTAGATGTTGTTGTTTTACATACAGAAGTAAATTATATGAACAGGGTAGCTTCTCGAAATCCGTTTGAGTTAATTACTACGATGATGAGTTTTATTCTTGACCGTATTGAAAATCAGAATATAAGAATTGGAAAATTGGTCGCTAATCAAAAGAATGCCATTATAAACCTGTTTTATACCCCCACGATATTAACGACTAATTCTTTAATTTTTGATAAGGCAAAAATGACACTTTGGTGGAAAAGAGGATACTTGTATGCCAAAAATAAAAATGAAGAGACAAACCCCATAGAGCCAAACGAACACGAATAA
- a CDS encoding DUF3995 domain-containing protein: MITTFLALSIIHFYWSAGGSIGYSSSLPADENGNILLAPTTVDCILVGVVLLLFAIVYTQNPSNLNFKVFKYFFKFGQWIIPIIFLIRAIGEFKYVGFFKEVTTTEFAQMDTLLFSPLCLGNGCVGIFLALKNQKTIDK; the protein is encoded by the coding sequence TTGATAACAACATTTCTCGCCTTATCCATAATTCACTTTTATTGGAGTGCAGGTGGGTCAATTGGCTATAGCAGCTCATTACCAGCCGATGAAAACGGAAATATTTTACTTGCCCCAACTACAGTAGATTGTATACTTGTGGGAGTAGTTTTGCTCTTATTCGCAATTGTTTATACGCAAAACCCAAGCAATTTGAACTTTAAAGTTTTCAAGTACTTCTTTAAATTTGGGCAATGGATAATTCCTATCATATTTTTAATAAGAGCTATAGGAGAATTTAAATATGTTGGTTTTTTCAAAGAAGTAACCACAACTGAATTTGCTCAAATGGACACTTTGCTCTTTTCCCCTTTATGCTTGGGTAATGGCTGTGTTGGAATATTTCTTGCATTAAAAAACCAAAAAACTATAGATAAATAA
- a CDS encoding DUF7935 family protein produces MNSDQIFQLFAYLIPSVVTGAIAFYFFRMHTNNEEGRRRFLLHKDSQKDTLPVRLQAYERMALFLERIAIPSLVVRVSPQSDDKNAYENLLIKSIETEFDHNLSQQIYMTDECWNVIKAAKSATIQMIRKAAMSNTETADKLREDILNETMDKTSPSATALSFVKKEIGDLW; encoded by the coding sequence ATGAACTCCGACCAAATTTTTCAACTTTTCGCTTATTTAATACCATCAGTAGTAACTGGTGCAATTGCTTTCTATTTCTTTAGAATGCACACCAATAATGAAGAAGGAAGACGACGTTTTCTATTGCACAAAGACTCTCAAAAAGATACATTACCAGTACGTTTACAGGCTTATGAAAGAATGGCCTTATTTTTAGAACGTATTGCCATACCAAGTTTGGTTGTTCGTGTTTCTCCACAATCCGATGATAAAAATGCTTATGAAAACTTATTGATCAAAAGCATAGAAACCGAATTTGACCACAACCTTTCCCAACAAATATATATGACAGATGAATGTTGGAATGTCATCAAAGCGGCTAAGAGCGCAACAATTCAAATGATCAGAAAAGCTGCGATGAGCAATACTGAGACAGCAGATAAATTACGAGAAGACATCTTAAACGAAACCATGGATAAAACTTCACCATCTGCCACTGCCCTATCCTTTGTTAAAAAGGAGATTGGTGACTTATGGTAA
- a CDS encoding FMN-binding glutamate synthase family protein: MNDFFNSIPSPPWWTWIFLFLLIVAIYDIFIQKKHTIKHNFPIVGHLRYWLESIGPEMRQYFVANNREELPFNRIERGWIYASAKKENNYEGFGSDRDLYAHQHIFVKNRMMGFVVPEGHPNAIDPYFLPCAKVMGQHNNRRKPFRPSSIVNVSAMSFGSLSAAAVEAMNKGVKKAGAYHNTGEGGLSPYHKHGGDIVFHFGTGYFGVRTPDGNFSMEKMKKLVEDNPCIKAIEIKLSQGAKPGKGGVLPGAKITPELAEIRGVEVGKDVLSPATHKAFSNVTELMALIEDIANETGLPVGIKGAIGKLDQWEELADLMLETGKGPDFITVDGGEGGTGAAPPSFADHVSLPWVYGFSSLYRVFLNRNLTDRIVFIGSGKLGFPAKAAMAFAMGVDCINVAREAMMSIGCIQAQACHNNTCPTGIATQSKWLQKGINIPLKSDRLAQYFSTFRKEFLEITHAAGYEHPSQFTMDDVQVNVDDNDLNRSLASTYGYNKAKVPFTCVQDLKDCSYLGGKN; encoded by the coding sequence ATGAACGATTTTTTTAATTCAATTCCAAGTCCACCATGGTGGACTTGGATTTTTTTGTTTCTTCTAATAGTTGCTATCTATGATATTTTTATTCAAAAAAAGCACACTATTAAACATAACTTTCCTATAGTAGGGCATTTACGCTATTGGTTAGAAAGTATAGGTCCTGAAATGAGGCAATATTTTGTGGCTAACAATAGAGAGGAACTTCCTTTTAATAGAATTGAAAGAGGATGGATCTATGCATCGGCAAAAAAAGAGAATAATTATGAGGGCTTTGGTTCTGACCGTGACCTTTACGCTCATCAGCACATTTTCGTGAAAAATAGAATGATGGGCTTTGTGGTTCCTGAAGGACATCCAAATGCTATTGACCCTTACTTTTTACCATGTGCAAAAGTTATGGGACAACATAATAATCGTAGAAAACCCTTTAGGCCCAGTAGTATTGTAAACGTATCGGCTATGAGTTTTGGCTCTTTATCTGCCGCAGCGGTCGAGGCCATGAATAAAGGCGTAAAAAAGGCGGGAGCATATCATAACACAGGTGAAGGTGGTTTGTCACCATACCACAAACATGGCGGGGACATTGTATTTCATTTTGGTACCGGATATTTTGGCGTAAGAACCCCAGATGGTAATTTCTCTATGGAGAAAATGAAAAAACTGGTTGAAGACAATCCGTGTATTAAAGCCATAGAGATAAAACTGTCACAAGGCGCAAAACCAGGAAAAGGTGGAGTATTACCTGGTGCAAAAATTACTCCTGAACTCGCAGAGATCAGAGGTGTGGAAGTGGGCAAAGATGTCTTATCACCCGCAACACACAAGGCATTTTCCAATGTAACAGAGCTTATGGCCCTAATTGAAGATATTGCAAATGAAACTGGTTTACCTGTAGGTATCAAAGGAGCAATAGGAAAATTGGATCAATGGGAAGAGTTGGCAGATTTAATGCTGGAGACGGGAAAAGGTCCTGACTTTATTACCGTAGATGGTGGTGAAGGTGGTACAGGTGCCGCTCCCCCATCATTTGCAGACCATGTTTCATTACCATGGGTGTACGGCTTTTCTAGTTTATACCGTGTTTTCTTGAACAGAAACCTAACCGATAGAATCGTATTTATAGGTTCAGGAAAATTAGGATTTCCGGCAAAAGCGGCAATGGCATTTGCAATGGGTGTAGACTGTATTAATGTAGCAAGAGAGGCTATGATGAGTATTGGCTGCATACAAGCGCAAGCTTGCCATAACAATACTTGCCCAACCGGTATTGCAACACAAAGTAAATGGTTACAGAAGGGAATAAACATTCCTTTAAAATCTGATCGTTTGGCACAATATTTTAGCACGTTCAGAAAAGAATTTTTAGAAATTACCCATGCTGCCGGCTATGAACACCCAAGTCAATTTACCATGGATGATGTACAGGTAAATGTAGATGATAACGACCTTAATAGGAGCTTGGCTTCTACATATGGTTACAATAAAGCCAAAGTACCTTTTACCTGTGTACAAGATTTAAAAGACTGTTCGTATCTTGGCGGCAAAAATTAG
- a CDS encoding amidohydrolase has protein sequence MRKLWLMAIVLFGVSVQAQGPNLEKDYKAIESKVIDWRREIHQNPELGNREFKTAEKIAKHLKSLGIEVQTGVAHTGVVGLLKGDLPGKVVALRADIDALPVTERNDLPYKSNVTTEFMGEKVGVMHACGHDTHTAILMGVAEVMSKNKDKIKGTVKFIFQPAEEGPPQGEEGGALLMVKEGVMDSPKVDAIFGLHINSQTPVGTIRYKSGGTMAAAQQFVINVKGKQSHGSQPWSGIDPILISAKIIDGLQTIISRETELTNEAAVITVGKIKSGVRFNIIPESAEMIGTIRTLDYDMKDKLNKRMVEMVSDIAKAYGGEATCVITDATDITYNNPELVEQMLPTMKRVAGENNVLFQKAVTGAEDFSYFQREAPGFFFFLGGMTPGTTESYPHHTPDFLIDDSGLLLGVRTLTEMSLDYLNSDQTPRLDIKPKG, from the coding sequence ATGAGAAAATTATGGTTAATGGCCATTGTACTTTTTGGGGTTTCCGTACAAGCACAAGGTCCCAATCTTGAAAAGGATTACAAAGCTATTGAAAGCAAAGTAATTGATTGGAGAAGAGAAATTCACCAAAATCCTGAATTGGGAAACCGTGAGTTTAAGACTGCCGAAAAAATAGCCAAACATTTAAAATCACTTGGCATAGAAGTACAAACAGGAGTGGCACATACCGGTGTTGTAGGTCTATTGAAAGGAGATTTACCTGGAAAAGTAGTGGCACTAAGAGCAGACATTGATGCCTTACCTGTTACAGAAAGAAATGATTTGCCATACAAATCGAACGTTACTACAGAATTTATGGGTGAAAAAGTAGGCGTAATGCATGCTTGTGGTCATGATACACATACGGCAATTCTTATGGGTGTTGCGGAAGTTATGTCCAAGAACAAAGATAAGATCAAAGGAACCGTAAAGTTCATTTTTCAACCTGCAGAAGAAGGTCCGCCACAGGGTGAAGAAGGTGGTGCACTTTTAATGGTTAAAGAAGGCGTAATGGACAGTCCTAAAGTTGATGCCATTTTTGGACTTCACATCAATTCTCAAACACCTGTGGGTACCATACGCTACAAATCTGGTGGTACTATGGCCGCGGCACAGCAATTTGTGATCAATGTAAAAGGTAAACAATCCCACGGATCGCAGCCATGGTCAGGAATAGACCCTATTTTAATTAGTGCAAAAATTATTGATGGTCTACAGACAATAATCAGTAGAGAGACAGAACTAACCAATGAAGCCGCTGTTATTACCGTAGGTAAAATAAAGAGTGGCGTACGTTTTAATATTATACCAGAATCTGCAGAAATGATCGGTACTATTAGAACGTTGGACTATGACATGAAAGACAAGCTTAACAAGCGTATGGTAGAAATGGTGAGCGATATTGCCAAAGCCTACGGTGGTGAAGCTACTTGTGTAATTACAGATGCTACCGATATTACGTATAACAACCCAGAATTAGTAGAACAAATGCTACCGACCATGAAAAGGGTTGCAGGTGAAAACAATGTTCTTTTTCAAAAAGCGGTAACCGGAGCAGAAGATTTTTCTTATTTTCAACGTGAGGCTCCAGGCTTTTTCTTTTTCTTAGGAGGAATGACACCGGGTACGACAGAATCTTACCCACATCATACGCCAGACTTTCTAATTGATGATAGTGGCTTACTTTTAGGGGTTAGAACACTAACCGAAATGAGTTTGGATTACCTAAATAGTGATCAAACGCCTCGTTTAGATATTAAACCAAAAGGATAA